The following are encoded together in the Mustela nigripes isolate SB6536 chromosome 11, MUSNIG.SB6536, whole genome shotgun sequence genome:
- the APOBR gene encoding apolipoprotein B receptor yields MDFLRLHLPGLHQALRGALDSLSSFVSYLMGDEVPTADRKAERAAEDLGEVAAGRQGRPEQKEAQEALEGLGGSQSQEDGELRGPREAGRRQEGSSATEQTWAWEEGSSHRSQAERQDTGVQEAAKVARCQEPRAHLEARKESEAGSEAGGDNSSQAQESQGPSEQEVKREETLRTREQEEEAEEVRERKPEVARKAESEWTWHREPEGVEGADGQKVAGDSRKSLEPAKEATAEEIQGSAAKQARQEEELMVVLRGSEGTRAQEAQESGTECEDRTTSVREVDGPASGREVDGPASVREVDGTASVREVDGTASGREVDGTASGREVDGPASGREVDGTASVREVDGPASVREVDGPASVREVDGPASVREVDGPASGREVDGTASVREVDGPASVREVDGPASGREVDGPASVREVDGTASVREVDGTASVREVDGPASVREVDGPASGREVDGTASVREEDGTASAGKEADLSGARMTEYGEVSGEEPSEGTGKTWAFGEASRGEQEEQADENREAEMSFSPKQTRVLGTESAEEPAKEQRAGAEAAEGQGSEGEVREGFEVQEDQGAKDAEGKPTSVIRTVPARLEEAVAAEKAKEEEKGCRVSEAALPKDNLANEPEEDADLEGAPGASSPEKESSGERSDGEAQTGGAAQACSGAGRGDLEHEVTEGRAPELVAGPQTLAEQPEEELWETSALSEEETAGSPEEFPGTMGGLGGAEAWESQRRDTREGKADAEEGEVAGGWAPEEPEVGRESTFPDVPEAGGEGKKAQEIGAEEGETLGAESQGLGGRHGVDAETGQSLGESDAGETKDEEAEAAVPWAADPTPGGDGRLEEATLSLQDSEDPGAGSLAAEIARDDVALDGGAAGAGGGPAREAGEAWGSEGRQEVPGGVELMEVTRGGRRGRLGFGPEGSADEEVAGRGAQAEALEAREGEPRGEWVEVGEPAVEEGGCGMDGFTSGSQVVRAEGTVTTREAEGLPGGQTLLKDEAVGWPVKEQGQGSEGGCGEHRPEEEADGPLDVEDAEETEGRRAEAEEIVPEGLEDVQGPEDQSTSQEPAEAERGPHRETGATAGSAGGGAHGLWSEALLPGALLDVSASRSRVLLSRNSSLRRSRPSSRRTRGPERQEVPPSPPPEEQLSAPEQRLLQAEEPPEPSPPKPERTPLPARRRPLGRGFGLAHTGMMQELQARLGQPKPQ; encoded by the exons atGGATTTCCTCCGGCTACATCTCCCTGGGCTGCATCAGGCCTTGCGGGGGGCGCTG GATTCCCTCAGCTCCTTTGTCTCCTACCTCATGGGAGATGAAGTCCCTACTGCAGACAGGAAGGCGGAGAGGGCGGCCGAGGACCTGGGAGAGGTGGCTGCGGGAAGGCAAGGGAGACCTGAACAGAAGGAAGCCCAGGAGGCCCTGGAGGGCCTTGGAGGCAGCCAGAGCCAGGAGGATGGAGAGCTCAGAGGGCCCAGAGAAGCTGGAAGACGCCAGGAGGGAAGTTCAGCTACAGAACAGACCTGGGCTTGGGAAGAAGGCAGCTCCCACAGGtctcaggcagagaggcaagacaCTGGGGTCCAGGAGGCAGCCAAGGTTGCCAGGTGCCAGGAACCAAGGGCCCACTTAGAGGCCAGAAAGGAGTCCGAGGCAGGGTCTGAGGCTGGTGGAGACAACAGCAGCCAAGCCCAGGAGAGTCAAGGGCCCAGTGAGCAGGAAGTGAAGAGAGAGGAGACACTAAGAACCCgggaacaggaggaggaggcggaaGAGGTCAGGGAAAGAAAACCAGAGGTGGCCAGGAAGGCGGAGTCAGAGTGGACCTGGCACAGGGAGCCTGAGGGGGTGGAAGGTGCCGATGGGCAGAAGGTAGCAGGGGACAGCAGGAAGTCTCTAGAACCGGCCAAGGAGGCAACTGCAGAGGAGATCCAGGGGTCTGCAGCCAAGCAggccaggcaggaagaagagcTGATGGTGGTCCTAAGGGGTAGTGAAGGCACAAGGGCACAGGAAGCACAGGAGTCGGGGACAGAATGTGAGGACAGGACAA CCTCAGTCAGGGAGGTGGACGGGCCAGCCTCAGGCAGGGAGGTGGACGGGCCAGCCTCTGTCAGGGAGGTGGACGGGACAGCCTCAGTCAGGGAGGTGGACGGGACAGCCTCAGGCAGGGAGGTGGACGGGACAGCCTCAGGCAGGGAGGTGGACGGGCCAGCCTCAGGCAGGGAGGTGGACGGGACAGCCTCAGTCAGGGAGGTGGACGGGCCAGCCTCAGTCAGGGAGGTGGACGGGCCAGCCTCTGTCAGGGAGGTGGACGGGCCAGCCTCTGTCAGGGAGGTGGACGGGCCAGCCTCAGGCAGGGAGGTGGACGGGACAGCCTCAGTCAGGGAGGTGGACGGGCCAGCCTCAGTCAGGGAGGTGGACGGGCCAGCCTCAGGCAGGGAGGTGGACGGGCCAGCCTCTGTCAGGGAGGTGGACGGGACAGCCTCAGTCAGGGAGGTGGACGGGACAGCCTCAGTCAGGGAGGTGGACGGGCCAGCCTCTGTCAGGGAGGTGGACGGGCCAGCCTCAGGCAGGGAGGTGGACGGGACAGCCTCTGTCCGGGAGGAGGACGGGACAGCCTCAGCTGGAAAGGAGGCTGACCTCTCCGGAGCCAGGATGACAGAATATGGGGAAGTCTCAGGAGAAGAGCCCTCAGAGGGCACTGGGAAGACTTGGGCCTTCGGGGAAGCCTCcaggggagagcaggaggagcaggccGATGAGAACAGAGAGGCTGAGATGAGCTTTTCCCCCAAACAGACCCGGGTCCTGGGGACTGAGAGCGCAGAAGAACCAGCTAAGGAGCAGCGAGCAGGGGCGGAGGCTGCAGAGGGCCAGGGGTCAGAGGGGGAGGTAAGGGAGGGCTTTGAGGTCCAGGAAGATCAGGGAGCGAAAGACGCTGAGGGGAAGCCAACCTCAGTGATCAGGACTGTTCCAGCCCGTCTGGAGGAGGCAGTGGCGGCGGAAAAGgccaaagaggaggaaaagggctGCCGGGTCTCAGAGGCTGCGTTGCCCAAGGACAACCTGGCAAATGAGCCTGAAGAGGATGCTGACCTTGAAGGGGCCCCAGGGGCCAGCAGTCCTGAGAAGGAGTCCAGCGGGGAGAGGAGTGATGGGGAGGCTCAGACAGGCGGAGCAGCACAGGCGTGtagtggggcggggcggggcgaccTTGAGCATGAAGTCACGGAAGGCCGGGCACCTGAGCTGGTGGCAGGCCCCCAGACCCTGGCGGAGCAGCCCGAGGAAGAGCTCTGGGAAACTTCAGCCCTGAGCGAAGAGGAGACGGCAGGGAGCCCGGAGGAATTCCCCGGGACcatgggaggcctgggtggggcagaggcctgggagagccagagaagggacacccgggagggaaaagcagatgcaGAAGAGGGGGAGGTTGCAGGAGGCTGGGCACCGGAGGAGCCCGAGGTTGGCCGAGAGTCTACGTTCCCAGATGTcccagaggcaggcggggaggggaagaaagCCCAAGAAataggagcagaggagggagagacccttggagcagagagccaggggcTGGGTGGAAGACATGGGGTAGACGCAGAGACAGGCCAGTCCCTGGGAGAGTCCGATGCCGGAGAAACCAAGGATGAGGAGGCGGAGGCCGCGGTGCCCTGGGCGGCAGACCCAACACCCGGTGGAGACGGGAGGCTCGAGGAGGCCACGCTGAGCCTCCAGGACAGCGAGGACCCAGGGGCCGGTTCTTTGGCGGCTGAGATAGCAAGGGATGATGTAGCTCTGGACGGAGgggccgcgggggcggggggagggccgGCAAGAGAGGCTGGGGAAGCTTGGGGCTCCGAAGGGAGACAGGAGGTTCCGGGAGGCGTGGAGCTGATGGAGGTTACACGGGGAGGACGCCGAGGCCGGCTGGGATTTGGCCCAGAGGGCTCAGCAGACGAGGAGGTGGCTGGCAGAGGGGCCCAGGCAGAGGCTTTGGAGGCCAGAGAGGGCGAGCCCAGGGGAGAGTGGGTGGAGGTCGGGGAGCCCGCAGTGGAGGAAGGAGGCTGTGGGATGGATGGCTTTACCTCGGGCTCCCAGGTGGTGAGGGCAGAGGGGACCGTGACCACAAGGGAAGCCGAGGGGCTCCCGGGGGGACAGACGCTGTTGAAAGACGAGGCTGTGGGATGGCCAGTGAAGGAGCAGGGGCAAGGCAGTgagggggggtgtggggagcaccGACCCGAGGAAGAGGCAGACGGACCCCTTGACGTGGAGGATGCTGAGGAGACTGAAGGCCGGAGAGCAGAGGCCGAGGAGATTGTTCCAGAAGGCCTGGAGGACGTCCAGGGCCCGGAGGACCAGTCAACAAGCCAGGAGCCTGCAGAGGCCGAGCGTGGGCCCCACAGGGAGACGGGGGCGACGGCAGGAAGCGCCGGAGGGGGTGCTCACGGCCTCTGGAGTGAG GCCCTGCTCCCTGGGGCTCTCCTGGACGTCTCCGCCTCCCGGAGCCGGGTCCTCCTGTCTCGCAACTCCTCGCTGCGCCGCTCCCGGCCCTCTTCCCGACGGACCCGTGGGCCTGAGCGGCAAGAGgtgcctcccagccccccaccagAGGAACAGCTGTCAGCCCCGGAGCAGAGACTTCTCCAAGCAGAGGAGCCCCCAGAACCTAGCCCCCCAAAGCCTGAAAGGACCCCACTGCCAGCCAGGAGAAGGCCCCTGGGACGTGG GTTTGGCCTTGCACACACGGGTATGATGCAGGAATTGCAAGCCCGCCTGGGCCAGCCAAAGCCGCAGTGA
- the IL27 gene encoding interleukin-27 subunit alpha, producing the protein MGQMAGDLGWRLGLLLLSLLLARAGVWGFPRPPGRSPLSLQELRKEFRVSLQLARKLLSEVRTHAHRFAETHLPGVRLDLLPLGDQLPNVSLTFQAWHGLSDPDRLCFLSKMLRPFHALLGGLGSQGGWTSSEKMQLWTMRLDLRDLQQHLRFQELAAGLKLPEEEDSEEQKGRLERAPGSPSQVSAQPSWARLLYTYQLLHSLELVLARAVRDLVLLSHAGHTAPALGGSASDSRP; encoded by the exons gGCTCGgccttctgctgctctccttgctccTGGCTCGAGCTGGGGTCTGGGGATTCCCGAGACCGCCAGGGAGGTCCCCCCTGAGCCTGCAGGAGTTGCGGAAGGAGTTCAGGGTCAGCCTGCAGCTCGCCAGGAAGCTGCTGTCCGAGGTTCGGACCCACGCCCACCGCTTT GCTGAAACCCACCTGCCAGGAGTGCGCCTGGACCTCCTGCCCCTGGGGGATCAGCTCCCCAACGTCTCCCTGACCTTCCAGGCCTGGCACGGCCTCTCT GACCCAGACCGGCTCTGCTTCCTCTCCAAGATGCTTCGCCCCTTCCATGCCCTCTTGGGAGGCCTGGGGAGCCAGGGGGGCTGGACCAGCTCCGAGAAGATGCAGCTGTGGACCATGAGGCTGGATCTCCGGGATCTGCAGCAGCATCTACGCTTCCAG GAGCTGGCAGCAGGACTCAAGCTCCCCGAGGAGGAGGACagtgaggagcagaaggggaggctCGAACGGGCTCCCGGGAGTCCCTCGCAGGTGTCAGCGCAGCCGTCATGGGCCCGACTCCTCTACACCTACCAGCTGCTGCACTCCTTGGAGCTTGTCTTGGCTCGGGCGGTGAGGGACCTGGTCTTGCTCTCCCATGCCGGACACACAGCCCCGGCCTTGGGAGGCTCGGCGTCCGACTCCCGGCCCTGA
- the CLN3 gene encoding battenin isoform X2 has translation MGGRAGSRRRLSDCEGEETAPEPRSPLLDRQGALWRNVMGFWLLGLCNNFSYVVMLSAAHDILSHQRASGNQSHVNPDPPLTPHNSSSRFDCNSVSTAAVLLADILPTLVIKLLAPLGLHLLPYSPRVLVSGICAAGSFLLVAFSHSVGTSLCGVVLASISSGLGEVTFLSLTAFYPRAVISWWSSGTGGAGLLGALSYLGLTQAGLSPQHTLLSMLGVPALLLASYFCLLTPPAPQDPGGEEEAETSARQPLMGSEAPESKPESRSNLSLPERWTVFKGLLPYIVPLVVVYFAEYFINQGLFELLFFRNTSLSHAQQYRWYQMLYQAGVFVSRSSLRCCHIRFTWVLALLQCLNLAFLLVDVWLSFLPSIYLVFLVVLYEGLLGGAAYVNTFHQIALETSDEHREFAMAAACISDTFGISLSGLLALPLHDFLCNLP, from the exons ATGGGAGGCCGCGCGGGCTCGCGGCGGCGCCTCTCGGACTGCGAGG GGGAGGAGACGGCCCCGGAACCTCGGTCCCCTCTGTTGGACCGGCAGGGCGCCCTTTGGAGGAACGTGATGGGCTTCTG GCTCCTGGGCCTTTGTAACAACTTCTCCTACGTGGTGATGCTCAGCGCTGCGCATGACATCCTTAGCCACCAGAGGGCATCTGGGAACCAGAGCCAT GTGAACCCGgacccacccctcaccccccacaatAGCTCCTCTCGATTTGACTGCAACTCCGTCTCCACGGCG GCAGTGCTCCTGGCAGATATCCTCCCCACCCTCGTCATCAAACTGCTGGCTCCCCTGGGTCTGCACCTGCTGCCCTACAG CCCCCGGGTTCTCGTCAGTGGGATTTGTGCTGCCGGAAGCTTCCTCCTGGTTGCGTTTTCACATTCAGTGGGGACCAGCCTGTGCG GTGTGGTCTTGGCTAGTATCTCGTCCGGCCTGGGGGAGGTCACCTTCCTCTCGCTCACCGCCTTCTACCCCAG gGCTGTGATCTCCTGGTGGTCCTCAGGCACTGGGGGAGCTGGGCTGCTGGGAGCGCTGTCCTATCTGGGCCTCACCCAGGCCGGCCTCTCCCCGCAGCACACCCTGCTGTCCATGCTGGGTGTCCCTGCTTTGCTGCTGGCCAG CTATTTCTGTTTGCTCACACCTCCTgcgccccaggaccctggaggggaagaggaggcagagaccTCTGCTCGGCAGCCTCTGATGGGCAGCGAGGCTCCGGAGTCAAAGCCAG aaTCCAGGTCAAACCTCTCCCTTCCGGAAAGGTGGACGGTGTTCAAG GGCCTGCTGCCCTACATCGTCCCCCTGGTGGTGGTTTACTTCGCGGAGTATTTCATCAATCAGGGGCTG TTTGAGCTCCTGTTCTTCCGGAACACGTCCCTGAGTCACGCTCAGCAGTATCGCTG GTACCAGATGCTCTACCAGGCCGGCGTCTTTGTTTCCCGCTCCTCTCTCCGCTGCTGTCACATCCGTTTCACGTGGGTCCTGGCCCTGCTGCAG TGCCTCAACCTGGCCTTCCTGCTGGTGGACGTGTGGCTGAGCTTCCTGCCCAGCATCTACCTCGTCTTCCTGGTCGTTCTGTATGAGGGGCTTCTCGGAGGTGCCGCCTACGTGAACACCTTCCACCAGATTGCCCTGGAG ACGAGTGACGAGCACCGGGAATTTGCCATGGCGGCTGCCTGTATCTCTGACACTTTCGGAATCTCCCTGTCGGGgctcctggccctgcccctgcaCGACTTCCTTTGTAACCTGCCTTGA
- the CLN3 gene encoding battenin isoform X1: protein MGGRAGSRRRLSDCEGAYSRPRSREGQPLPRDPPDSGLGRWLGPREDARGALVHRRVGWGSCSLLLALPGEETAPEPRSPLLDRQGALWRNVMGFWLLGLCNNFSYVVMLSAAHDILSHQRASGNQSHVNPDPPLTPHNSSSRFDCNSVSTAAVLLADILPTLVIKLLAPLGLHLLPYSPRVLVSGICAAGSFLLVAFSHSVGTSLCGVVLASISSGLGEVTFLSLTAFYPRAVISWWSSGTGGAGLLGALSYLGLTQAGLSPQHTLLSMLGVPALLLASYFCLLTPPAPQDPGGEEEAETSARQPLMGSEAPESKPESRSNLSLPERWTVFKGLLPYIVPLVVVYFAEYFINQGLFELLFFRNTSLSHAQQYRWYQMLYQAGVFVSRSSLRCCHIRFTWVLALLQCLNLAFLLVDVWLSFLPSIYLVFLVVLYEGLLGGAAYVNTFHQIALETSDEHREFAMAAACISDTFGISLSGLLALPLHDFLCNLP, encoded by the exons ATGGGAGGCCGCGCGGGCTCGCGGCGGCGCCTCTCGGACTGCGAGGGTGCGTATTCCCGCCCGCGCTCCCGAGAGGGACAGCCTCTGCCCCGCGACCCACCTGACTCGGGGCTCGGGCGCTGGCTCGGCCCCAGGGAGGACGCCCGTGGGGCCCTCGTGCACCGGCGAGTGGGGTGGGggtcatgctctctccttctcgcCCTGCCAGGGGAGGAGACGGCCCCGGAACCTCGGTCCCCTCTGTTGGACCGGCAGGGCGCCCTTTGGAGGAACGTGATGGGCTTCTG GCTCCTGGGCCTTTGTAACAACTTCTCCTACGTGGTGATGCTCAGCGCTGCGCATGACATCCTTAGCCACCAGAGGGCATCTGGGAACCAGAGCCAT GTGAACCCGgacccacccctcaccccccacaatAGCTCCTCTCGATTTGACTGCAACTCCGTCTCCACGGCG GCAGTGCTCCTGGCAGATATCCTCCCCACCCTCGTCATCAAACTGCTGGCTCCCCTGGGTCTGCACCTGCTGCCCTACAG CCCCCGGGTTCTCGTCAGTGGGATTTGTGCTGCCGGAAGCTTCCTCCTGGTTGCGTTTTCACATTCAGTGGGGACCAGCCTGTGCG GTGTGGTCTTGGCTAGTATCTCGTCCGGCCTGGGGGAGGTCACCTTCCTCTCGCTCACCGCCTTCTACCCCAG gGCTGTGATCTCCTGGTGGTCCTCAGGCACTGGGGGAGCTGGGCTGCTGGGAGCGCTGTCCTATCTGGGCCTCACCCAGGCCGGCCTCTCCCCGCAGCACACCCTGCTGTCCATGCTGGGTGTCCCTGCTTTGCTGCTGGCCAG CTATTTCTGTTTGCTCACACCTCCTgcgccccaggaccctggaggggaagaggaggcagagaccTCTGCTCGGCAGCCTCTGATGGGCAGCGAGGCTCCGGAGTCAAAGCCAG aaTCCAGGTCAAACCTCTCCCTTCCGGAAAGGTGGACGGTGTTCAAG GGCCTGCTGCCCTACATCGTCCCCCTGGTGGTGGTTTACTTCGCGGAGTATTTCATCAATCAGGGGCTG TTTGAGCTCCTGTTCTTCCGGAACACGTCCCTGAGTCACGCTCAGCAGTATCGCTG GTACCAGATGCTCTACCAGGCCGGCGTCTTTGTTTCCCGCTCCTCTCTCCGCTGCTGTCACATCCGTTTCACGTGGGTCCTGGCCCTGCTGCAG TGCCTCAACCTGGCCTTCCTGCTGGTGGACGTGTGGCTGAGCTTCCTGCCCAGCATCTACCTCGTCTTCCTGGTCGTTCTGTATGAGGGGCTTCTCGGAGGTGCCGCCTACGTGAACACCTTCCACCAGATTGCCCTGGAG ACGAGTGACGAGCACCGGGAATTTGCCATGGCGGCTGCCTGTATCTCTGACACTTTCGGAATCTCCCTGTCGGGgctcctggccctgcccctgcaCGACTTCCTTTGTAACCTGCCTTGA